TTATCTCTCACAGGGCAGCGTTAAAGTAACAGAAGTGCCCAGCGCAACCTTACTTTCTATCGCCAGGGTTGCCCCCATGGCATTAACCAGATTATCAACTATCGGAAGTCCAAGGCCGGTTCCCTTAACTTTTGTTGTAAAAAATGGTCTCTTTGCGTTTCTTAGAACTGCGGTGTCCATTCCCTTGCCCGTATCTTTTATTGTAAGTGTAATCATTTTTTTAGTCTCTCCGACAATTATATATATTTTACCACAGTTTTCAATGGAATCCGCAGCGTTGGATATAATATTTATCAGAATTTGTTTTAATTTTTCTCTGTCGCCGTTTATCGTGTCGTTTGCTATAGTAATGTTTCTTTCTACAGTGATATTGTCTCCGGGGTTAACCGCAGCGACAGCCTCTTCTATAAGCTCCGGTAACGACAGTGGCTGGATTTTCAGCTCAGACGGCTTTGCGTAAACGAGTAGATCGTTTGTAAGAGCCTCGAGGCGTCTTGATTCGTTAACTATAACGCTGAGTCCCTCCGTCGCCCTGTCATCTCCATTAAGCTTCTCACTTAAGTATTGAGCAAAACCCTTTATTGAACTAAGCGGGGTTCTGATCTCATGAGCCAGCACTGCCGCCATCTCACCCAAAGCGGCAAATCGCTCCTTCGCAAACGCCCTCTTTTCCATCTCCTCCGTTTTTTTAAGATAGTACGAAAACGCAAAGGCCAGAGCCCACATAGCCATTACAATTATTAAAAGAACAA
The nucleotide sequence above comes from Nitrospirae bacterium YQR-1. Encoded proteins:
- a CDS encoding ATP-binding protein yields the protein MKLKTHKKVNQRFVVIAAVVFFTALSAFSAVSTYEIAKRSSEESLKSTAYFIGITLDQALNRTGIDDRLISEIMKKQPWENIAYITLYDSNKKIVLHSNPKMTGQTTTEQFIEGVPKSAYVTLKTGELVYVMNIPVHIHSLKPMVLSIALHTYPAMEAVRNARLHQLVLLIIVMAMWALAFAFSYYLKKTEEMEKRAFAKERFAALGEMAAVLAHEIRTPLSSIKGFAQYLSEKLNGDDRATEGLSVIVNESRRLEALTNDLLVYAKPSELKIQPLSLPELIEEAVAAVNPGDNITVERNITIANDTINGDREKLKQILINIISNAADSIENCGKIYIIVGETKKMITLTIKDTGKGMDTAVLRNAKRPFFTTKVKGTGLGLPIVDNLVNAMGATLAIESKVALGTSVTLTLPCER